A genome region from Alicyclobacillus acidocaldarius subsp. acidocaldarius DSM 446 includes the following:
- a CDS encoding 2-keto-4-pentenoate hydratase translates to MALSLPSIADELYRHQTTATELKKLTLRYDGLTVDDAYEIQRLTMQKYMAEGARLVGWKMGLTSKAKQRSVGVDEPIFGHLLSTMELERPVLSMQGLIHPRVEPEIAFVFRSRLEGPNVTARDVWLATECVVPAVEVIDSRYENFSFTLVDVIADNASSARFYLADQAYSPYAFRLDEVGVVMRLNGEVAQTGAGAAVLGHPVRSVVEQVRMLTRFGAAIEPGMVVLTGGITEAIYVHPGDRVEIAFAGMGAIELDVIE, encoded by the coding sequence ATGGCCCTGTCGCTTCCGTCCATCGCGGATGAGCTGTATCGCCACCAGACGACGGCCACGGAGTTGAAGAAGCTGACGCTTCGCTACGACGGGCTCACGGTGGACGACGCGTATGAGATCCAGCGCTTGACCATGCAGAAGTACATGGCGGAGGGGGCGCGGCTCGTCGGCTGGAAGATGGGGCTCACGAGCAAGGCGAAGCAGCGGTCCGTGGGCGTGGATGAACCCATTTTCGGACACCTCCTTTCCACGATGGAACTGGAGCGCCCGGTGTTGTCGATGCAGGGACTCATCCATCCGCGCGTGGAGCCGGAGATCGCGTTCGTGTTCCGCAGCCGCTTGGAGGGGCCGAATGTGACCGCGCGCGACGTGTGGCTCGCGACCGAGTGCGTCGTCCCTGCAGTCGAGGTCATCGACAGCCGGTACGAGAACTTCTCCTTCACGCTCGTGGACGTGATCGCCGACAACGCGTCGAGCGCGCGCTTCTATCTGGCGGATCAGGCGTACTCGCCGTACGCATTTCGGCTCGACGAGGTGGGGGTGGTGATGCGCCTGAACGGGGAAGTCGCGCAGACGGGCGCGGGCGCGGCGGTGCTCGGCCACCCGGTGCGGTCCGTCGTGGAACAGGTGCGCATGCTCACGCGCTTCGGCGCGGCCATCGAGCCCGGCATGGTGGTCCTGACGGGCGGCATCACGGAGGCCATCTACGTGCACCCGGGCGATCGCGTCGAGATCGCCTTCGCGGGCATGGGCGCAATCGAACTGGACGTCATCGAGTGA
- the dmpG gene encoding 4-hydroxy-2-oxovalerate aldolase, whose protein sequence is MSYRYKIEVTDVTLRDGMHAVRHQFSVEDAKAIASALDRTGVAKIEASHGDGLGGSSIQYGFSKESEEDYVGAVCQTVQRSQVVALLLPGIGTLEDLKRAVGLGIRGVRVATHSTEADISAEHMEEARKMGLDVVGFLMMSHMTETERLVEEAKKMASYGAHCVYIVDSAGAMLMDEVRRKVSALREALPDDVQVGFHAHNNLGVAVANSIAAVEEGAYRIDASLAGLGAGAGNTPLEVFVAACEKYGIETGVDLYAAMDAAEDVVRPRMARPVLTDRTALTLGYAGVYSSFLLHAERAARQFGVDVRDILVELGRRRVVGGQEDMIVDVAYEIAHGKEANANGPVASVHRG, encoded by the coding sequence GTGTCGTATCGGTACAAGATTGAGGTCACGGACGTCACGCTGCGCGACGGCATGCACGCCGTGAGGCATCAGTTCAGCGTCGAAGACGCAAAGGCCATCGCGAGCGCGCTGGACAGGACGGGCGTGGCCAAGATCGAGGCGTCCCACGGCGACGGACTCGGCGGAAGCTCCATTCAGTACGGTTTTTCGAAGGAGTCGGAAGAGGACTACGTCGGTGCGGTGTGTCAAACCGTCCAACGGTCGCAGGTCGTCGCGCTGCTTTTGCCCGGCATCGGAACGCTCGAAGACCTGAAGCGCGCCGTCGGCCTCGGCATCCGCGGGGTGCGCGTCGCCACACACTCGACGGAGGCGGACATCTCGGCGGAACACATGGAAGAGGCGCGCAAGATGGGACTCGACGTGGTCGGCTTTCTCATGATGAGCCACATGACGGAGACCGAGCGGCTGGTGGAAGAGGCGAAGAAGATGGCGTCCTACGGCGCGCACTGCGTGTACATCGTCGATTCGGCGGGCGCGATGCTCATGGACGAGGTTCGCCGCAAGGTGTCCGCGCTGCGGGAGGCGCTGCCGGACGACGTCCAGGTCGGATTCCACGCGCACAACAACCTCGGCGTGGCGGTCGCCAACTCCATCGCGGCCGTGGAAGAGGGCGCATACCGGATTGACGCGAGCCTCGCGGGGCTCGGGGCAGGCGCCGGAAACACGCCGCTCGAGGTGTTTGTGGCCGCGTGCGAGAAGTACGGCATCGAGACCGGCGTGGACCTGTACGCCGCCATGGACGCGGCGGAGGACGTCGTGCGCCCGCGGATGGCGCGACCCGTCCTGACGGATCGCACGGCGCTCACGCTTGGGTACGCGGGCGTGTACTCGAGCTTTCTCTTGCACGCCGAGCGTGCGGCGAGGCAGTTTGGGGTCGACGTGCGCGACATTCTCGTGGAACTCGGCAGGCGCCGCGTGGTGGGCGGCCAGGAGGATATGATCGTCGATGTCGCGTACGAGATCGCGCACGGCAAGGAGGCGAACGCGAATGGCCCTGTCGCTTCCGTCCATCGCGGATGA
- a CDS encoding acetaldehyde dehydrogenase (acetylating): MKKLSAAIVGSGNIGTDLMIKLKRSPWIEPRWMIGIDPESDGLRRAREMGLETSADGLKAVLEQGVRPDIVFDATSAKAHVRHAKLLREAGIQAVDLTPAARGPYVIAAVNLEEHLDSPNVNMVTCGGQATVPMVYAVSRVVGVRYAEIVATIASKSAGPGTRANIDEFTQTTARALEAIGGAKRGKAIIILNPAEPPILMRDTIYCLMEDASPTTQAKVLESIEQMVRHVQTFVPGYRLNREPIFQDDLVSISIEVEGLGDYLPVYAGNLDIMTAAAVKFGEEYARHKMQVASAEEAR, from the coding sequence TTGAAGAAGCTCAGTGCCGCGATCGTCGGGTCCGGAAACATCGGGACGGATCTCATGATCAAGCTGAAGCGAAGCCCGTGGATTGAACCGCGCTGGATGATCGGCATCGACCCGGAATCGGATGGCCTTCGGCGCGCGCGCGAGATGGGGCTTGAGACGTCGGCCGACGGACTCAAGGCGGTCCTCGAACAAGGGGTGCGCCCGGACATCGTCTTTGACGCGACGAGCGCGAAGGCGCACGTGCGCCATGCCAAACTGCTTCGCGAAGCAGGCATCCAGGCGGTCGACTTGACGCCGGCAGCGCGCGGGCCGTACGTCATCGCGGCGGTCAACCTGGAGGAGCACCTCGACTCGCCGAACGTTAACATGGTCACCTGCGGCGGCCAGGCCACCGTGCCGATGGTGTACGCCGTCAGCCGGGTGGTCGGGGTGCGTTACGCGGAGATTGTCGCCACCATCGCCAGCAAGAGCGCGGGCCCCGGCACGCGGGCGAACATCGACGAGTTCACCCAGACGACGGCGCGCGCGCTGGAGGCCATCGGAGGCGCAAAGCGAGGGAAGGCCATCATCATCCTCAACCCGGCGGAACCCCCCATCCTCATGCGCGACACCATCTACTGCTTGATGGAAGACGCGAGCCCGACCACCCAGGCGAAGGTGCTCGAGTCCATCGAACAGATGGTGCGCCACGTGCAGACATTCGTCCCTGGGTATCGGTTGAACCGCGAGCCCATCTTCCAGGACGATCTCGTCAGCATCTCCATCGAGGTCGAGGGCCTCGGCGATTACCTGCCGGTGTACGCGGGGAACCTCGACATCATGACCGCGGCGGCAGTGAAGTTTGGCGAAGAGTACGCGCGTCACAAGATGCAGGTGGCGTCGGCGGAAGAAGCGAGGTGA
- a CDS encoding 2-keto-4-pentenoate hydratase: MSERLESLAEALWRAEREQSPIPPLTDEHPDLSVQDAYRIQLVNVKRRMASGDRVVGHKIGLTSKPMQIQLGVDQPDFGHLFQSMWFESGSTVDFPLIQPKVEPEIAFILAEDLVGPGVDLHQVLAATRTVVPAIEVIDSRIADWRIRLVDTVADNASAGCFVLGNLPTAISGVDLETVGGVLKLNGEVVQTGAGAAVMGHPAKAVAWLANTLTELGTPLRAGHVVLSGAVSAAVPIQPGDRVQLSFGPLGGVEFVWAKGEGSD; this comes from the coding sequence ATGAGCGAACGGCTGGAATCCCTGGCGGAGGCACTGTGGCGCGCGGAGCGCGAGCAGTCGCCCATTCCGCCCTTGACGGACGAACACCCCGACCTGTCGGTGCAGGACGCCTACCGCATCCAGCTTGTGAATGTGAAGCGGCGCATGGCGTCGGGCGATCGCGTCGTGGGGCACAAGATCGGCCTCACCAGCAAGCCGATGCAGATCCAGCTCGGCGTGGACCAGCCCGACTTCGGACACCTGTTTCAGTCGATGTGGTTTGAGAGCGGCTCGACCGTCGATTTCCCGCTGATTCAACCCAAGGTCGAGCCGGAGATCGCGTTCATTCTCGCGGAGGATCTCGTCGGACCGGGCGTGGACCTGCATCAGGTTCTGGCGGCGACTCGGACGGTGGTGCCCGCCATCGAGGTGATTGACAGCCGGATCGCCGACTGGCGCATCCGGCTGGTGGACACCGTGGCCGACAACGCGTCCGCCGGTTGCTTTGTCTTGGGGAATCTACCCACCGCCATCTCCGGCGTCGACCTGGAGACGGTGGGCGGGGTGCTGAAGCTGAACGGAGAAGTCGTGCAGACGGGAGCGGGTGCCGCGGTGATGGGGCATCCGGCGAAGGCCGTGGCCTGGCTCGCCAACACCCTGACCGAACTCGGCACGCCCCTTCGCGCCGGACACGTCGTGTTGTCCGGCGCCGTCAGCGCCGCCGTGCCCATTCAGCCTGGCGATCGCGTCCAGCTGTCCTTTGGGCCGCTAGGCGGCGTGGAGTTCGTGTGGGCGAAAGGAGAGGGTTCGGATTGA
- a CDS encoding aldehyde dehydrogenase: protein MERVLHFIDGAFVPSEDGRTFDNLNPATGERIGTVAEGGRAEIDKAVRAARRAFRTWSRTTAQERAAILHRIANLIEENLEELALLETTDTGKPLSLAKSLDIPRSAYNFRFFADFVKGLSTETFEMEGVALNYALRRPVGVAGLISPWNLPLFLLTWKVAPCLAAGNTCVIKPAELTPTTATKLAEICKQAGVPDGVVNVVHGFGPDAAGQFLTEHEDVDLISLTGETTTGKAVMRSAASTLKRLSFELGGKNPNIVFADCDFEDAIATTVRSSFVNQGEVCLCGSRIYVERPLYDRFVEALVDRARKLRVGDPLDPQTDVGSLISEEHLERVHGFVRRAVEQGGRVLVGGKRPEHLKRGAFYEPTVIVDVDETCEITRQEVFGPVVTVQPFDTEEEVIRLANDTHYGLSATLWTSNLKRAHRVAGELEAGVIWVNTWFLRDLRTPFGGMKQSGIGREGGVHSFEFFTELKNVCIKL, encoded by the coding sequence ATGGAACGAGTGCTTCACTTTATCGATGGCGCATTTGTGCCGTCCGAGGACGGGCGGACGTTCGACAACCTCAATCCGGCGACGGGCGAGCGGATTGGCACGGTGGCCGAGGGAGGGCGCGCCGAGATCGACAAGGCGGTGCGCGCGGCGCGGCGGGCGTTTCGGACATGGAGCCGGACGACTGCACAGGAGCGCGCCGCGATTCTGCACCGCATCGCCAACTTGATCGAGGAAAACCTGGAGGAACTGGCCCTTCTCGAGACGACGGATACGGGCAAACCTCTGTCGCTCGCGAAGAGCCTCGATATTCCGCGTTCCGCCTATAACTTTCGCTTCTTTGCCGACTTCGTGAAGGGACTTTCGACCGAGACGTTCGAGATGGAGGGCGTGGCGCTGAACTACGCGCTCAGGCGCCCGGTCGGGGTCGCGGGCCTCATCTCGCCGTGGAATCTCCCGCTCTTCTTGCTGACGTGGAAAGTCGCGCCTTGCCTCGCGGCCGGCAACACGTGCGTCATCAAGCCTGCGGAACTCACGCCGACGACCGCCACCAAGCTCGCGGAGATCTGCAAGCAGGCGGGCGTGCCGGACGGCGTGGTGAACGTGGTGCACGGGTTCGGGCCCGATGCGGCGGGGCAATTCCTCACCGAGCACGAGGACGTGGACCTGATTTCGCTCACGGGCGAGACGACGACGGGCAAGGCGGTCATGCGATCGGCGGCGAGCACGCTGAAGCGCCTCTCGTTCGAGCTCGGCGGCAAGAACCCCAACATTGTGTTTGCGGACTGCGACTTTGAGGACGCCATCGCGACCACCGTGCGCTCGAGCTTCGTCAACCAGGGCGAGGTGTGCCTCTGTGGATCGCGCATCTACGTCGAGCGCCCGCTGTATGACCGGTTCGTCGAGGCGCTCGTCGATCGCGCCCGGAAGCTTAGGGTCGGCGATCCGCTCGATCCGCAGACCGACGTTGGCAGCCTCATCTCCGAGGAACACCTGGAGCGCGTGCATGGCTTTGTCCGGCGCGCCGTGGAGCAGGGCGGCCGGGTGCTCGTCGGCGGCAAGCGCCCCGAACACCTGAAGAGGGGCGCCTTCTACGAGCCCACGGTGATCGTCGACGTGGACGAGACGTGCGAGATCACGCGGCAGGAGGTGTTCGGCCCGGTCGTGACGGTGCAGCCGTTCGACACGGAGGAAGAGGTCATTCGCCTCGCGAACGACACGCACTACGGCCTGTCCGCCACGCTGTGGACGTCGAATCTGAAGCGCGCGCACCGGGTCGCGGGCGAGCTCGAGGCGGGCGTCATCTGGGTGAACACCTGGTTCCTCCGCGATCTGCGGACCCCGTTTGGCGGCATGAAGCAGAGCGGTATCGGGCGCGAAGGCGGCGTGCACAGCTTCGAATTCTTCACCGAGTTGAAAAACGTCTGCATCAAGCTGTGA
- a CDS encoding DODA-type extradiol aromatic ring-opening family dioxygenase, producing the protein MSLELAMITPHTPRICHRDRVPEFQKPMVEAMLKCADVIDQIRPDVVVIISCHWMSSFMHYVDVTPRHKGILTAVECPDLISDVPYDHPGHPELGRRLVEAGQRNGLQVVAVDDPTYVWDYGTVVPLRYLLKRPTPVVALSVCWAASLEESMRWGEVMGDVFLESPERVVFLASGALAHNLGRGPEKWPNLTEQALDREFCQYLVKGDKASAVSMLPSYVRAAGVESGGRHVAVLLGVLRKQFEGELHGYGPSSGSGNPVLTIRYRDAS; encoded by the coding sequence ATGAGTCTGGAATTGGCCATGATCACGCCGCACACGCCGAGGATCTGCCATCGGGATCGGGTTCCGGAATTTCAGAAGCCGATGGTCGAGGCGATGTTGAAGTGCGCGGACGTGATCGACCAGATCCGGCCTGACGTGGTGGTGATCATCTCGTGCCACTGGATGTCCAGCTTCATGCACTACGTGGACGTCACGCCGCGGCACAAAGGCATTTTGACGGCCGTGGAGTGCCCGGATCTGATCAGCGACGTGCCGTATGACCACCCGGGTCATCCGGAGCTCGGCAGGCGACTGGTGGAGGCGGGGCAGCGAAACGGTCTTCAGGTCGTCGCGGTGGACGATCCGACCTACGTGTGGGACTACGGCACCGTGGTTCCGCTTCGGTACTTGCTCAAGCGGCCCACGCCTGTGGTGGCTCTGTCCGTGTGTTGGGCCGCGTCGCTCGAGGAGTCGATGCGCTGGGGCGAAGTGATGGGGGACGTGTTTCTCGAGTCGCCGGAGCGGGTGGTGTTCTTGGCGAGCGGGGCGCTCGCGCACAACCTGGGGCGCGGGCCGGAGAAATGGCCGAACCTCACGGAACAGGCGCTGGATCGCGAATTTTGCCAATATCTCGTCAAGGGCGACAAGGCGTCGGCCGTGAGCATGCTGCCGTCGTACGTGCGGGCGGCGGGCGTGGAGTCCGGCGGCCGCCACGTGGCGGTGTTGCTCGGCGTGTTGCGGAAGCAGTTCGAGGGAGAGTTGCACGGTTACGGTCCCTCGTCGGGTTCCGGGAACCCCGTGCTGACGATCAGATATCGCGATGCAAGTTGA
- a CDS encoding IclR family transcriptional regulator: MPRQSDARTLSSLRHALQALRCFSQDEPELGITEISRKLGLSKSTVHRIMATLAEEGFVHRDEETHRYRLGLSVLSLGGIIMSNLEICREGQHLLEEFVHRFDETVHLAVLEDFCTVYVSKLECKHPVQIATHVGRRNPLYCTSSGKVILAYQDESMIEEVIRRGLQPFTPNTITDPNRLRTVLAQIREAGYATSVGELRPGVNSVAAPVRDYTRRVMGAVTAVGPAARFTDEKMKSLAKTLISISKEISNRLGYYERLPSRTRLQVSHSIGRPT; encoded by the coding sequence ATGCCGAGGCAGTCGGATGCGCGCACGCTCTCGTCACTCCGCCACGCGCTGCAGGCTCTCCGCTGCTTTTCCCAAGACGAACCCGAGCTCGGCATCACGGAGATTTCGCGCAAACTCGGCCTCTCCAAAAGCACCGTGCACCGAATCATGGCGACCCTCGCCGAAGAGGGGTTTGTGCACCGGGATGAGGAGACGCACCGGTATCGACTCGGCCTTTCCGTGCTGAGCCTCGGCGGCATCATCATGTCCAACCTCGAGATCTGCCGGGAAGGTCAGCATCTCCTGGAGGAGTTCGTGCATCGCTTCGACGAGACCGTGCACCTTGCGGTGTTGGAGGACTTCTGCACCGTCTACGTCAGCAAGCTCGAGTGCAAGCACCCCGTGCAAATTGCGACCCACGTCGGCCGCCGCAACCCGCTCTACTGCACGAGTTCCGGCAAGGTCATTCTCGCCTACCAAGACGAATCGATGATCGAAGAGGTCATTCGGCGCGGCCTTCAGCCCTTCACGCCCAACACCATCACGGATCCGAACCGCCTCCGAACCGTCCTCGCGCAGATCCGCGAGGCAGGATACGCGACGAGCGTCGGCGAACTCCGCCCGGGCGTCAACAGCGTCGCGGCACCGGTCCGCGATTACACGCGGCGCGTGATGGGCGCCGTGACCGCTGTGGGACCCGCCGCTCGATTCACGGACGAGAAGATGAAGTCGCTCGCCAAGACCCTCATCTCCATCAGCAAGGAGATCTCGAACCGCCTCGGCTACTATGAGCGGCTACCGTCGCGCACGCGCCTTCAGGTGTCCCACTCGATAGGCAGGCCGACGTAA
- a CDS encoding 4-hydroxybenzoate 3-monooxygenase — translation MRTQVGILGAGPAGLMLSLLLAQRGVESVVLEARSRQAIEQTIRAGVLEQGTADLMRELGVHRRMEKLGEEHEGIEFRFRGRGRRIPLKELTGKCVTLYAQHEVIKDLVAARLAQGGEILFSVQDVSLEAIDTERPRIRFRRDPDAPFELLECDFIAGCDGFHGPSRAAIPESARQEFVKTYPMGWLGILTQAPPSSRELIYSNSDRGFALVSTRSPEIQRMYLQVDADDDIRNWSDDRIWEELRLRLATEDGWEPIEGPILQKSIVQMRSFVCAPMQYGRLYLTGDAAHIVPPTGAKGLNLAVSDARVLAEAIARYYRDGSDHLLQRYSAICLRRVWKAERFSYFMTQMLHRFSEHSPFEREIQLAELDYITSSRHGLATIAENYVGLPIEWDT, via the coding sequence ATGCGGACACAGGTGGGGATCCTTGGGGCCGGCCCTGCGGGTCTCATGCTGTCACTGTTGCTGGCGCAGCGCGGCGTGGAGTCGGTGGTGCTTGAGGCGCGCTCGCGCCAGGCCATCGAGCAAACGATTCGAGCGGGCGTGTTGGAACAGGGCACGGCCGATCTCATGCGCGAACTGGGCGTGCATCGCCGCATGGAGAAACTCGGTGAGGAGCACGAGGGAATCGAATTCCGCTTCCGAGGCCGAGGGCGCCGAATCCCGCTCAAGGAGTTGACCGGCAAGTGCGTCACGCTCTACGCGCAGCACGAGGTGATCAAGGATCTCGTCGCGGCCCGTCTAGCGCAGGGAGGAGAGATCCTCTTTTCCGTACAGGACGTGTCTCTCGAAGCCATCGACACCGAGCGGCCGCGCATCCGCTTCCGGCGGGATCCCGATGCGCCGTTTGAACTGCTGGAGTGCGACTTCATCGCCGGGTGTGACGGATTTCACGGGCCCAGTCGTGCGGCCATTCCTGAAAGCGCTCGCCAAGAGTTTGTGAAAACGTATCCCATGGGATGGCTCGGCATCCTGACCCAGGCGCCTCCATCGAGCCGGGAGCTCATTTACAGCAACAGCGACCGGGGTTTTGCACTGGTCAGCACGCGGTCCCCGGAGATCCAGCGCATGTACCTGCAGGTGGACGCGGACGACGACATCCGCAACTGGTCGGACGACCGCATCTGGGAGGAGTTGCGCCTGCGGCTCGCCACGGAGGACGGGTGGGAGCCCATCGAAGGCCCCATCCTGCAGAAGTCCATCGTGCAGATGCGGAGCTTTGTCTGCGCGCCCATGCAGTACGGGCGCCTGTACTTGACGGGCGACGCCGCTCACATCGTGCCGCCGACGGGTGCCAAGGGGTTGAATCTCGCGGTGTCCGACGCGCGCGTCCTCGCGGAGGCCATCGCGCGCTACTATCGAGACGGATCGGACCATCTGTTACAGCGGTATTCCGCGATCTGTCTCCGGCGCGTGTGGAAAGCGGAGCGATTTTCGTATTTCATGACGCAGATGCTGCACCGTTTCTCCGAGCACTCGCCGTTTGAACGAGAGATTCAGTTGGCGGAATTGGATTACATCACGTCCTCCCGGCACGGGCTCGCGACCATCGCCGAGAATTACGTCGGCCTGCCTATCGAGTGGGACACCTGA
- a CDS encoding CDP-alcohol phosphatidyltransferase family protein produces MSELKRIDACAKRPIDIWTNYLFYPLSIRLVYLLRNTPVTPNQITLFSLFLCLLGCVGFSTGIRGDVIAGLVLVEISYVFDCADGQLARYRQQFSAIGGWLDQVADRIKEFAIYFSLAYGYTRWHPNATGLWAWAMTALFALYLLEYYGQIRFKPRQMASAGADAGSNDTAFRRAQRWRSLVPFRGFIIGEQYFALLVFVAFNAIAALFHFVAILGLAMCAYRPAVQLYKWSRGIQ; encoded by the coding sequence ATGTCTGAGCTCAAGCGCATCGACGCATGTGCGAAGCGTCCCATCGATATCTGGACGAATTACTTGTTTTATCCGCTCTCAATCCGGCTCGTCTACCTGTTGCGCAACACGCCCGTGACGCCCAATCAGATCACGCTGTTCTCGCTTTTTCTGTGCCTGCTTGGGTGTGTGGGATTTTCGACGGGCATCCGGGGCGACGTGATCGCTGGGCTCGTGTTGGTCGAAATCTCCTACGTCTTCGATTGCGCGGACGGTCAGTTGGCGCGATATCGCCAGCAATTTTCCGCCATCGGCGGTTGGTTGGATCAGGTCGCGGATCGCATCAAGGAGTTCGCCATCTACTTCAGCCTCGCGTACGGTTACACGCGCTGGCACCCAAACGCCACAGGCCTGTGGGCGTGGGCGATGACGGCGCTCTTTGCCCTGTATTTGCTCGAGTACTACGGGCAGATCCGGTTCAAGCCTCGGCAGATGGCGTCCGCGGGCGCTGACGCGGGCTCCAACGATACGGCGTTTCGACGAGCCCAGCGGTGGCGGAGCTTGGTTCCTTTCCGCGGCTTCATTATCGGGGAGCAGTATTTTGCTCTCCTCGTCTTTGTGGCGTTCAACGCGATCGCGGCCTTGTTTCACTTTGTCGCGATCCTGGGTCTTGCGATGTGCGCCTATCGGCCGGCGGTGCAGTTGTACAAGTGGTCTCGAGGGATCCAATAG